Proteins from a genomic interval of Hydrogenophaga sp. PAMC20947:
- a CDS encoding acyl-CoA synthetase, translating into MTEDGQADWMQQEERSHALVLRFMVWLSLTFGRRLGRVVLHIITAYFVLFAPSARRASRHYLERALGRPAGWRDGYRHVLGFASTIHDRIYLLNDRFADFDIKVYGVQEVRGTLSDGVGALLIGAHFGSFEVLRAVGWGAGGLKVAMLMYKDNARKLNASLAAINPKAMQDIIPLGRIESMLEVRDKLDHGYMVGMLADRTLGDDAMKMFDFLGHPAPFPVGPWRLAAMLKRPVFFMTGLYLGGNRYELHFEPLADFSQVERADRQAAIEQAMARYVSCLERYCKRQPYNWFNFFNFWRTK; encoded by the coding sequence ATGACCGAAGACGGGCAAGCCGACTGGATGCAGCAAGAGGAACGCAGCCACGCGCTGGTGCTGCGCTTCATGGTCTGGCTGTCGCTCACGTTCGGCCGGCGGCTGGGGCGCGTCGTGCTGCACATCATCACGGCTTACTTTGTGCTGTTCGCGCCCAGCGCGCGCCGCGCAAGCCGCCATTACCTGGAACGGGCCCTGGGGCGGCCCGCGGGCTGGCGTGATGGCTACCGACACGTGCTGGGTTTTGCCAGCACGATTCACGACCGCATTTACCTGCTCAACGACCGCTTTGCCGATTTTGACATCAAGGTCTACGGTGTGCAGGAAGTGCGTGGCACGCTGTCGGATGGCGTCGGCGCACTGCTGATCGGTGCACACTTTGGCAGCTTCGAGGTTTTGCGCGCCGTGGGGTGGGGGGCTGGCGGGCTGAAGGTGGCCATGTTGATGTACAAAGACAATGCCCGCAAGCTGAACGCATCCCTGGCCGCCATCAACCCCAAGGCCATGCAAGATATCATCCCTTTGGGCCGTATCGAGTCGATGCTGGAGGTGCGCGACAAGCTGGACCATGGCTACATGGTGGGCATGCTGGCAGACCGCACGCTGGGTGATGACGCCATGAAAATGTTCGATTTTCTGGGGCATCCGGCGCCGTTTCCTGTCGGACCATGGCGGTTGGCAGCGATGTTGAAGCGCCCCGTGTTTTTCATGACCGGGCTCTACCTGGGCGGCAACCGATATGAGCTGCATTTTGAGCCGTTGGCCGATTTTTCCCAGGTCGAGCGCGCGGATCGCCAGGCCGCGATTGAGCAGGCCATGGCGCGTTATGTCAGTTGTCTGGAGCGTTATTGCAAGCGTCAGCCCTACAACTGGTTCAACTTTTTCAATTTTTGGCGTACGAAATGA
- a CDS encoding pirin family protein: MMHIRRSEARGFADHGWLKSQHSFSFADYHDPQRMGWGNLRVINEDRIAPGMGFGEHGHKDMEIISYVLQGNLAHKDSMGNVKGIPPGDVQRMSAGQGVRHSEFNHAPDQTTHFLQIWIEPNVRGIAPGYEQKTFADAEKQGQLRLVAAPDGASGAVTIHADAALYAGLLNEGDVVNLPLDPSRKAYVHLVRGALSVNGEALKAGDAVALAHEPLLKLDAADQAEVLVFDLAA; the protein is encoded by the coding sequence ATGATGCACATTCGCCGTTCCGAAGCCCGAGGTTTCGCCGATCATGGCTGGTTGAAGAGCCAGCACTCATTCTCCTTTGCCGATTACCATGATCCGCAGCGGATGGGCTGGGGCAATCTGCGTGTCATCAACGAAGACCGCATCGCTCCGGGCATGGGTTTTGGCGAACATGGCCACAAGGACATGGAAATCATCAGCTACGTGCTGCAGGGCAACCTGGCCCACAAGGACAGCATGGGCAACGTCAAAGGCATTCCCCCCGGCGATGTGCAGCGCATGAGTGCAGGGCAGGGTGTGCGCCACAGCGAGTTCAACCACGCGCCGGACCAGACCACGCATTTCCTGCAGATCTGGATCGAACCCAATGTGCGCGGCATCGCGCCGGGCTACGAACAGAAGACATTTGCCGACGCTGAGAAACAGGGCCAGTTGCGGCTGGTGGCCGCGCCCGATGGCGCTTCGGGGGCGGTCACCATCCATGCCGACGCAGCCCTGTACGCAGGTTTGCTGAACGAAGGCGATGTGGTGAATCTGCCGTTGGACCCTTCGCGCAAGGCCTATGTCCATCTGGTGCGCGGTGCGCTCAGTGTCAACGGTGAGGCCCTGAAGGCGGGTGACGCCGTCGCACTGGCCCACGAGCCTTTGCTGAAGCTGGATGCCGCGGACCAGGCCGAAGTCCTGGTGTTCGACCTCGCGGCTTGA
- a CDS encoding phosphatase PAP2 family protein, protein MTTHWTRAIAHRMGTLWLLKMVGTAAFMTLFFWAYFTVLEHPLREPVVVPTLWLDAWVPLAPAAFAVYISLWVYVSLAPALISNLRALLHYGLWVSALCLFCLAIFWCVPTQTPVLDIDWSLYPGLSLIKGMDAAGNALPSLHVGSAVFSAFWLHRVLTTVNAPAWLRWINVVHCAAIAWSTMATRQHVAWDVIAGAAVGTLFAWLSLRSLQWGKAPIAA, encoded by the coding sequence ATGACCACTCACTGGACCCGCGCCATAGCGCACCGCATGGGCACGCTCTGGCTGCTCAAAATGGTGGGCACCGCCGCGTTCATGACCTTGTTCTTTTGGGCTTACTTCACGGTTCTTGAGCATCCGTTGCGGGAACCTGTGGTGGTGCCCACCCTGTGGCTTGACGCCTGGGTACCGCTGGCGCCTGCTGCTTTCGCTGTTTACATTTCACTGTGGGTGTATGTGTCACTGGCGCCGGCGCTGATCTCCAACCTCCGCGCATTGCTGCACTACGGCCTCTGGGTCTCGGCACTGTGCCTGTTCTGTCTGGCCATTTTCTGGTGTGTGCCGACGCAAACGCCTGTCCTGGACATCGACTGGAGCCTCTACCCTGGCCTCTCCCTGATCAAGGGCATGGACGCAGCGGGCAACGCCCTGCCCTCCCTGCACGTGGGCTCTGCCGTGTTTTCCGCCTTCTGGCTGCACCGGGTGCTCACCACCGTGAACGCGCCAGCCTGGTTGCGCTGGATCAATGTGGTGCATTGCGCTGCCATCGCCTGGTCCACGATGGCCACCCGCCAGCACGTGGCCTGGGATGTGATCGCCGGAGCGGCGGTTGGCACTCTGTTTGCCTGGCTGTCTCTGCGGTCTTTGCAATGGGGAAAAGCGCCGATCGCGGCCTGA
- a CDS encoding monovalent cation:proton antiporter-2 (CPA2) family protein, which translates to MSSNVSATLGPIVTLLSAAVIAVPLFRKLGLGSVLAYFAAGLLVGPSGVRLFTDPQAILHFSELGVVMFLFIIGLEMRPQRLWSMRRDIFGLGLAQVLLCTALLTALGLLLNLSPLVAFVGAAGFVLSSTAVVAQVLNERGETHTIAGQQAVSILLLEDLAVVPLLILVAFLAPDHVATPGSEWRSLGVALAAVGLLVAASRWVINPVFALLAASRVREVMTAGALLVVLGAALLMEASGLSMAMGAFMAGVLLSGSSYRHQIEVDIEPFKGILLGLFFLAVGMSLDLALVAQQWHTIIVILLGYMAVKALGIYAVARLFGSNRRVALARMTLFAQGGEFAFVLFAAAQTQGLIDAPTQALLSAVIILSMALTPLVLLLAKRLTPAETPSMHETEAAQDLKGKVLLIGFGRFGQIASQGLLARGYEVSTIDNNPDRIRDAARFGYKVYYGDGARLDILHASGAQHAQVVLVCVDDRDACKHIVELVKSEFPQAAVLARAYDRYHAIELLQAGADVQMRETLESALSLGCAALEHLGLDETEAREVIDNIRLRDQARLAIQVCEGVKPDPSYTSAMLAPEPLSPVAATGTPND; encoded by the coding sequence ATGTCCAGCAACGTCTCCGCCACTCTGGGGCCCATCGTGACCCTGCTGTCGGCTGCAGTGATCGCCGTGCCCCTGTTCCGAAAATTGGGGCTGGGCTCGGTGCTCGCCTATTTTGCGGCGGGCTTGCTGGTGGGGCCTTCGGGCGTGCGCCTGTTCACCGATCCCCAGGCCATCCTGCATTTCTCAGAGCTGGGCGTGGTGATGTTTCTGTTCATCATCGGTCTGGAGATGCGCCCGCAACGGCTTTGGAGCATGCGCCGCGACATTTTTGGCCTGGGCCTGGCGCAGGTGCTGCTGTGCACGGCCCTGCTCACTGCGCTGGGCCTGCTCCTGAACCTTTCGCCCCTGGTGGCTTTTGTCGGCGCTGCAGGTTTCGTGCTCTCTTCCACTGCGGTGGTGGCGCAGGTGCTCAACGAGCGCGGCGAGACCCACACGATCGCGGGACAGCAGGCGGTGTCCATCCTGCTGCTGGAAGACCTGGCCGTGGTTCCGCTGCTGATTCTGGTGGCGTTTCTGGCACCCGACCATGTCGCCACACCTGGCAGCGAGTGGCGCTCGTTGGGCGTGGCTTTGGCGGCGGTGGGCCTGCTGGTCGCGGCCAGCCGGTGGGTGATCAACCCGGTGTTCGCGTTGCTCGCCGCGTCGCGGGTGCGTGAAGTGATGACGGCAGGTGCCCTGCTGGTGGTGCTCGGGGCGGCCTTGCTCATGGAGGCCAGCGGTTTGTCCATGGCCATGGGCGCCTTCATGGCGGGGGTGTTGCTCTCGGGCTCCAGCTACCGCCACCAGATCGAGGTCGACATCGAGCCGTTCAAGGGCATCTTGCTGGGGCTATTTTTCCTGGCCGTGGGCATGTCACTGGACCTGGCTCTGGTCGCACAACAGTGGCACACCATCATCGTCATTCTGCTGGGTTACATGGCGGTGAAGGCGCTGGGTATTTACGCTGTGGCACGGCTCTTTGGCAGCAACCGGCGCGTGGCGCTGGCGCGCATGACGCTCTTTGCTCAGGGCGGGGAATTCGCCTTCGTCCTGTTCGCAGCCGCACAAACACAAGGCCTCATCGATGCGCCAACACAGGCTTTGCTGTCGGCCGTGATCATTCTCTCCATGGCCCTGACGCCGCTGGTGCTGCTGTTGGCCAAACGACTGACGCCGGCCGAAACGCCGTCCATGCACGAGACGGAAGCGGCCCAAGACCTCAAAGGCAAAGTTTTGCTGATCGGCTTTGGCCGCTTTGGCCAGATCGCCAGCCAGGGATTGCTGGCGCGTGGATACGAAGTGTCCACCATCGACAACAACCCCGACCGGATTCGGGATGCCGCGCGTTTTGGCTACAAGGTGTATTACGGAGACGGCGCACGCCTGGACATCCTGCATGCCTCGGGTGCACAACATGCACAGGTGGTCCTCGTTTGCGTCGACGACCGCGATGCCTGCAAGCACATTGTCGAGCTGGTCAAAAGCGAATTCCCGCAGGCCGCCGTGCTGGCCCGCGCCTACGACCGGTACCACGCCATCGAGCTGCTCCAGGCCGGCGCCGACGTTCAGATGCGCGAGACACTGGAATCGGCCCTTTCGCTCGGCTGCGCAGCCCTGGAGCACCTCGGGCTGGATGAGACTGAGGCCCGAGAGGTCATTGACAACATCCGCTTGCGCGATCAGGCGCGTTTGGCGATCCAGGTCTGTGAAGGTGTCAAACCGGATCCCAGCTACACATCCGCGATGCTGGCGCCCGAGCCCTTGAGCCCGGTCGCCGCAACGGGCACGCCAAACGATTGA
- a CDS encoding AMP-binding protein, translating into MTTTLLPLVSSLTLDDVLAFRPEGPVLVRDFLADACRVAKALPPPAWVVNLCEDRYHFAVVFAACLLTGKTSLQPASQSSQTLGQLARDHAGAFAVTDSGFEELPLPRVAFAGLNTGEAEPVLEIPMIAGDRVVAVLFTSGSTGLPQAHGKTWAMLVANGRAEAEGLGLLGSHTALVGTVPVQHSYGFESTFLMALHGGCAFWSGRPFYPQDVVEAVQAVPRPRMVVTTPFHLANLLASEAVWPSVDAWLSATAPLEASVAIRVEARSGAPVFEIYGSTESSQLAWRRTTDGPVWRLLPDVRLVQNGDETCAEGGHVGGSVPLSDLIELQADRQFLLHGRHADLINIAGKRTSLAYLNHQLRAIDGVDDGAFYMPDEPAEGAGLHVVRLAAFVVAPQLARSGLVAALRERIDAIFMPRPLVLIDALPRNSMGKLPRSALQSLYEQSKMAST; encoded by the coding sequence GTGACCACAACTTTGCTGCCACTGGTCAGCAGCTTGACCCTTGACGATGTTCTGGCGTTTCGCCCGGAAGGACCCGTTCTGGTGCGGGATTTTCTGGCCGATGCCTGCCGGGTCGCCAAAGCCTTGCCACCACCCGCCTGGGTCGTGAATCTTTGCGAAGACCGTTACCACTTTGCCGTGGTGTTTGCTGCCTGCCTGTTGACGGGAAAAACCAGTTTGCAACCCGCTTCACAGTCCAGCCAGACGCTGGGGCAGCTGGCCCGGGACCACGCGGGCGCCTTCGCGGTCACTGACAGCGGTTTTGAAGAGCTGCCACTGCCGCGTGTGGCGTTTGCCGGCCTCAACACGGGCGAGGCTGAGCCCGTTCTCGAGATACCGATGATTGCCGGCGACCGCGTTGTTGCGGTGTTGTTTACCTCGGGCTCGACGGGTTTGCCCCAGGCGCACGGCAAAACCTGGGCCATGTTGGTGGCCAACGGCCGCGCGGAGGCCGAGGGTCTGGGGCTGCTGGGCAGCCACACCGCGCTGGTGGGCACGGTGCCGGTTCAACACAGCTACGGATTCGAATCGACGTTTTTGATGGCGTTGCACGGCGGCTGTGCGTTTTGGAGCGGGCGACCCTTTTATCCCCAGGACGTGGTCGAGGCGGTGCAAGCCGTGCCGAGACCGCGCATGGTGGTGACCACCCCCTTTCACCTGGCCAATTTGCTGGCCTCGGAAGCGGTATGGCCTTCGGTTGACGCATGGCTGTCCGCCACGGCGCCGCTGGAGGCGTCGGTGGCAATACGGGTCGAGGCACGGAGCGGTGCGCCGGTATTTGAGATCTATGGTTCCACCGAGTCGTCGCAACTCGCCTGGCGCCGGACCACAGACGGACCCGTCTGGCGCTTGCTGCCCGACGTGCGGTTGGTGCAAAACGGGGATGAGACCTGCGCCGAAGGCGGGCATGTGGGCGGCAGCGTGCCCTTGTCGGACCTGATCGAGCTGCAGGCTGATCGGCAGTTTTTGCTGCACGGCCGCCATGCCGATTTGATCAACATCGCAGGCAAGCGCACCTCGCTGGCCTATCTCAACCACCAGCTGCGCGCCATAGATGGGGTGGACGATGGCGCTTTTTATATGCCCGATGAGCCCGCTGAAGGCGCAGGTCTGCATGTGGTGCGGTTGGCTGCATTTGTGGTGGCGCCTCAGCTGGCGCGGTCGGGGCTGGTGGCTGCCTTGCGCGAGCGAATCGATGCGATCTTCATGCCGCGCCCGCTGGTCTTGATCGATGCCTTGCCGCGCAACAGCATGGGCAAGCTACCGCGCTCGGCTCTGCAGTCGCTGTACGAGCAAAGCAAGATGGCTTCGACATGA
- a CDS encoding flavodoxin family protein, with protein MSKIVVVFHSGYGHTQRMAQSVADGANAELLAIDADGNLPEGGWELLSEADAIIMGSPTYMGSVSWQFKKFADASSKPWFSQQWKDKLFAGFTNSAAMNGDKLSTLNYLFTLAMQHGGVWVGLGMLPSNSKAAQRNDVNYVGSYSGAMAQSPSDAGAHEMLPGDLETARLFGERVATTTARFKA; from the coding sequence GTGAGCAAGATTGTTGTTGTTTTCCATTCCGGCTACGGCCATACCCAGCGCATGGCCCAGTCGGTGGCCGATGGCGCCAACGCCGAGTTGCTGGCCATCGATGCCGATGGCAACCTGCCAGAAGGCGGCTGGGAGCTGCTGAGCGAGGCCGATGCCATCATCATGGGCAGCCCGACTTACATGGGCTCCGTGAGCTGGCAGTTCAAGAAGTTCGCGGACGCCTCCAGCAAGCCCTGGTTCAGCCAGCAATGGAAAGACAAGCTCTTCGCCGGTTTTACCAACAGCGCCGCCATGAATGGCGACAAGCTGTCCACGTTGAACTACCTGTTCACGCTGGCCATGCAGCACGGCGGCGTGTGGGTGGGCTTGGGCATGTTGCCCAGCAACAGCAAGGCGGCCCAGCGCAACGATGTCAACTATGTGGGTTCGTACAGCGGGGCCATGGCCCAGAGTCCTTCGGATGCGGGCGCCCATGAAATGCTGCCGGGGGATCTGGAAACAGCGCGCCTGTTTGGCGAACGCGTGGCGACCACGACGGCCCGGTTCAAGGCCTGA
- a CDS encoding beta-ketoacyl-[acyl-carrier-protein] synthase family protein, with amino-acid sequence MTRRRVAVTGLGVVNPYGDGGVQAFFDHLVAGDSAIRLLVTQDKPRPLNMPFGLCASFDPEQVLGKPLASMMERFCHLGVAAAFDAWADAGLVRGVQPDGQRDDWACLWGTALGGILAFEKGYRDMWQNGRERLSPLGVVMGMNNAVNAHVSIQLGLGGASSSHTAACASASVAIGEAFRRIRAGDAQVVITGGSDASHAYGVARAWEAMRLIAPGDADTAPMACRPFAADRRGLVLGEGGAALVLEDWDHAVQRGARIHAEMVGYGATCDHSHLVRPDAAGQVRAIRGALLDGGLLPEDIGYVNAHGTATTEGDPTEIAALKIVFAERAAALPVSATKSMHGHLLGAGGAIEAVATVMSLREQAIPPTAHLAGRVDPACEGVDHVFEGRRGVPLRAALSNSFAFGGSNAVLAFRRAEVEPREGQS; translated from the coding sequence ATGACGCGCCGCCGTGTGGCTGTCACGGGCCTGGGCGTGGTGAATCCTTATGGTGACGGCGGGGTGCAGGCGTTTTTCGACCACCTGGTCGCAGGCGATTCCGCCATTCGCCTGCTGGTCACGCAAGACAAGCCTCGACCCTTGAACATGCCTTTTGGGCTGTGTGCCTCTTTCGATCCTGAACAGGTCTTGGGCAAGCCCTTGGCCAGCATGATGGAACGGTTTTGCCATCTGGGCGTGGCCGCAGCTTTCGATGCCTGGGCCGATGCGGGCCTGGTGCGCGGCGTCCAGCCCGATGGTCAACGCGATGACTGGGCCTGCCTGTGGGGTACGGCGCTGGGCGGCATTCTTGCGTTTGAAAAAGGCTACCGCGACATGTGGCAAAACGGCCGCGAGCGGCTGTCGCCTCTGGGTGTTGTGATGGGCATGAACAATGCCGTCAATGCCCATGTGTCCATTCAGCTGGGGCTGGGTGGCGCCAGCTCTAGTCACACGGCCGCCTGCGCGTCGGCTTCGGTCGCCATTGGCGAGGCGTTTCGCCGGATCCGTGCCGGTGATGCCCAGGTGGTGATTACAGGCGGATCCGACGCTTCTCATGCCTACGGTGTGGCGCGCGCTTGGGAAGCCATGCGCTTGATTGCTCCGGGTGACGCCGACACCGCGCCCATGGCATGCCGCCCCTTTGCGGCCGACCGCCGAGGGCTGGTGCTGGGTGAAGGTGGCGCGGCGCTGGTGCTGGAAGACTGGGACCACGCGGTGCAACGCGGTGCCCGCATCCACGCGGAAATGGTGGGCTATGGTGCCACCTGCGATCACAGCCACCTGGTGCGCCCGGATGCTGCCGGGCAGGTGCGCGCGATCCGCGGGGCCTTGCTCGATGGTGGCCTGTTGCCTGAGGACATCGGGTATGTCAATGCACACGGCACAGCGACGACGGAGGGGGATCCCACCGAAATTGCGGCACTCAAAATCGTGTTCGCAGAACGTGCCGCCGCCTTGCCGGTGAGCGCCACGAAATCCATGCACGGTCACCTGCTGGGTGCCGGCGGCGCCATTGAGGCGGTGGCCACTGTGATGAGCCTGCGCGAACAGGCGATTCCACCCACGGCGCATTTGGCCGGCCGGGTGGATCCCGCCTGCGAAGGCGTGGATCATGTGTTCGAAGGCCGGCGCGGTGTGCCTTTGCGCGCAGCGCTGTCGAATTCCTTTGCCTTTGGTGGCAGCAATGCGGTGCTGGCCTTTCGCCGCGCAGAAGTCGAACCTCGTGAAGGCCAATCGTGA
- a CDS encoding LysR family transcriptional regulator: MSKPNSRAALSPENLGLIEAIHRLGSMAAAAREYGMVPSALTYRVRQVEDALDVLLFDRSARRAQLTPAGAELLRAGQALLLELDAVAERVKRVATGWEPQFTLAVDAIVARATLFELCEAFYAEGAPTRIKIRAETLSGTMEALQRGQADLALGVGAAEAVPDIHTALLGTVQFVYAVAPHHPLAALDHPLCDEEMRSHRAVAVADTARQGSGITHNLFAGQDVLTVPTMQHKLEAQLRGIGAGYLPLPLAQPYIAAGRLIVKAVEQPRDPFRLNYAWRNTRNAGDRGRALNWWLARLQHAKTREALLHNHHQS; encoded by the coding sequence ATGTCCAAGCCCAATTCACGTGCAGCCCTGTCCCCGGAAAACCTGGGCTTGATTGAAGCCATTCACCGGCTGGGCAGCATGGCCGCTGCTGCACGGGAATACGGCATGGTGCCGAGCGCGCTGACCTACCGCGTGCGGCAGGTGGAAGATGCCCTGGACGTCTTGCTGTTCGATCGCAGCGCGCGCCGCGCCCAACTGACACCGGCGGGGGCAGAGCTGCTTCGGGCTGGCCAGGCCTTGCTGCTGGAGCTGGATGCCGTGGCCGAGCGGGTCAAGCGTGTCGCCACGGGCTGGGAGCCCCAGTTCACGCTGGCGGTCGACGCCATCGTCGCGCGGGCCACCCTGTTTGAATTGTGTGAGGCTTTTTATGCGGAGGGTGCGCCCACCCGCATCAAGATTCGCGCAGAAACCTTGTCGGGCACCATGGAAGCTTTGCAGCGAGGTCAAGCCGACCTGGCGCTGGGTGTGGGTGCCGCCGAAGCTGTACCTGATATCCACACAGCCCTGCTGGGCACCGTGCAATTCGTGTACGCAGTGGCACCCCACCACCCTCTGGCGGCGCTGGACCATCCGCTGTGCGATGAAGAGATGCGCAGCCACCGCGCGGTGGCTGTCGCGGACACGGCGCGGCAAGGCAGCGGCATCACCCACAACTTGTTTGCAGGGCAGGACGTGCTCACCGTGCCCACCATGCAGCACAAACTTGAAGCCCAGCTTCGAGGCATCGGTGCAGGGTACTTGCCATTGCCTTTGGCACAACCCTACATTGCTGCCGGGCGTCTGATCGTCAAAGCGGTGGAGCAACCCCGAGATCCCTTCCGCCTCAATTACGCCTGGCGCAACACACGCAACGCCGGCGACAGGGGTCGCGCCCTCAACTGGTGGCTGGCCCGACTGCAACACGCAAAAACCCGCGAAGCCTTGCTCCACAACCACCACCAGAGCTGA
- a CDS encoding acyl carrier protein, producing MQSIELIRNFLQDRLGADPEQVVPAAVLSDLGVDSLMLAELMFEAEDNLGISIDSSVEIPKTVGEMLRLLDSLMAAKAAAP from the coding sequence ATGCAATCGATCGAACTGATACGCAACTTTCTGCAGGACCGGCTAGGTGCAGACCCAGAGCAGGTGGTACCCGCCGCTGTGCTGTCCGACCTGGGAGTCGACTCCCTCATGCTCGCTGAACTGATGTTTGAAGCCGAAGACAATCTGGGCATTTCCATCGATTCCAGCGTTGAAATCCCCAAAACCGTGGGTGAGATGCTTCGGTTGCTCGACAGTTTGATGGCCGCCAAAGCTGCTGCTCCATGA
- a CDS encoding phosphopantetheine-binding protein translates to MIELNAPADLDELIPEVAALIVEALNLDVASDEIEPDGALYGDTLGLDSIDMLEMSLTVSRRYGFQLRSDGEQNQLVFASLRSLCTHIAQHRTK, encoded by the coding sequence GTGATCGAATTGAATGCGCCAGCTGACCTTGACGAACTGATCCCTGAAGTGGCGGCCTTGATCGTCGAAGCTTTGAATCTCGATGTGGCGTCGGACGAAATCGAACCCGATGGTGCCTTGTATGGCGACACCCTGGGACTCGATTCGATCGACATGCTGGAGATGTCATTGACGGTATCAAGGCGCTACGGATTCCAGCTTCGCTCGGACGGCGAACAGAATCAGTTGGTTTTTGCATCCCTGCGCTCTCTGTGTACTCACATCGCCCAACACCGCACGAAATGA
- a CDS encoding LolA-related protein yields the protein MNRFFRWAVLGLGLVGSLAHAAYSVDQLMADLAQNKGGRARFVETRYVALLDKPVQASGEMVYSPPDRLEKHTLLPKMESMVLDKDTLSLERDKRRMSINLSSRPEAQAFVESIRSTLAGNRQALEAHYKLELTGERADWMLTLLPTEPAIAALLQRIKVSGSKKQVRKIEYFQADGDRSELAIEPIDQP from the coding sequence ATGAATCGATTTTTTCGGTGGGCTGTTTTGGGGCTGGGCCTCGTGGGCTCTTTGGCGCATGCCGCCTACAGCGTGGACCAGTTGATGGCCGATCTGGCCCAGAACAAGGGCGGACGGGCGCGCTTTGTGGAGACGCGGTATGTCGCGCTGCTGGACAAGCCGGTACAGGCTTCGGGGGAGATGGTGTACAGCCCGCCCGACCGCTTGGAAAAACACACCTTGTTGCCCAAAATGGAGTCCATGGTGCTGGACAAGGACACCCTGAGTCTGGAGCGCGACAAACGCCGCATGTCCATCAACCTCTCCAGCCGGCCTGAGGCGCAGGCGTTCGTCGAGAGCATCCGCAGCACGCTGGCCGGCAACCGCCAGGCGCTGGAAGCGCACTACAAGCTGGAGCTCACGGGAGAAAGAGCAGACTGGATGCTCACCTTGCTGCCCACGGAGCCCGCCATCGCCGCCTTGTTGCAGCGCATCAAGGTCAGCGGCAGCAAGAAGCAGGTGCGCAAGATCGAGTACTTTCAGGCCGATGGAGACCGTTCTGAGCTCGCCATCGAGCCGATCGACCAGCCATGA